In the Flagellimonas sp. MMG031 genome, one interval contains:
- a CDS encoding thiamine pyrophosphate-dependent enzyme, whose amino-acid sequence MKPNPSTSSDISFDDFKSQILQDYETAVTSRECSVLGRREVLSGKAKFGIFGDGKELPQLAMARAFQDGDFRSGYYRDQTFMMALGHLTPKAFFHGLYATTDLEKEPMSAGRQMGGHFVTHSLNEDGTWKNLTEQKNSSADISCTAGQMPRLLGLAQASKIYRHVEGIDQTNFSKNGNEVAWGTIGNASTSEGHFFETLNAAGVMQVPMVISVWDDDYGISVPSEFHTTKGDISEALSGLQRDDENNGYEILKVKGWDYTALIHTFENASDIARENHVPVLIHVTELTQPQGHSTSGSHERYKSAERLEWERENDCNKRFREWILENGISTEEDLKKLERDIKHKVRSAKKEAWSEFLRPQLAAKKELVVLLEKVANQSANRAFINKLKNDLIAIEEPLKKDLASKSRQALRYLLGESFAEKKQLQQWVNQFLATNEPQYSSHLYNEVGNKATNIAPIPPSYADDAEEVDGRIILRDNFDSLFSQYPEALIFGEDTGNIGDVNQGLEGLQKKYGELRIADTGIRETTIIGQGIGMAMRGLRPIAEIQYLDYILYAVQTLSDDLATLMYRTVGKQKAPLIVRTRGHRLEGIWHSGSPMGGLIHLLRGMYILTPRNMTQAAGFYNTLMKSDEPALVIESLNGYRLKEKKPSNLGEFCTPIGKVETLKEGNDITLLSYGSTLRIVEKVAQDLLEVGIDAEVIDAQSLLPFDLDHDVVKSLQKTNRLLVIDEDVPGGCSAYLLQEVVEKQGGYRYLDSAPQTLSAKAHRPAYASDGDYFSKPNAEDIFEKVYQIMHEVDPKSYPELR is encoded by the coding sequence ATGAAACCTAATCCTAGTACAAGCAGCGATATTTCTTTTGACGATTTTAAGTCCCAGATTCTTCAAGATTATGAGACAGCCGTCACCAGCAGGGAATGTAGTGTTCTAGGACGAAGGGAAGTACTTTCAGGCAAAGCCAAATTTGGAATTTTTGGAGACGGAAAAGAACTTCCCCAACTGGCAATGGCCCGGGCATTCCAAGATGGTGATTTTAGGAGCGGATACTACCGCGACCAGACCTTTATGATGGCATTGGGGCACTTGACACCAAAAGCTTTCTTTCATGGATTGTATGCCACTACCGACCTTGAAAAGGAACCCATGAGTGCCGGAAGGCAAATGGGAGGGCACTTTGTAACGCACAGTTTGAACGAGGACGGGACTTGGAAAAACCTTACCGAACAAAAAAATAGCAGTGCGGATATTTCCTGTACCGCAGGGCAGATGCCACGATTGTTGGGATTGGCCCAAGCCTCCAAAATATATCGCCACGTAGAGGGCATTGACCAGACCAACTTTTCCAAAAACGGAAATGAAGTGGCCTGGGGTACCATTGGAAACGCAAGTACCAGCGAGGGTCATTTTTTTGAGACCTTGAACGCCGCAGGAGTCATGCAGGTTCCCATGGTGATAAGTGTTTGGGACGATGACTACGGTATTTCCGTGCCTTCTGAGTTCCATACCACCAAAGGTGATATCTCAGAAGCACTGAGCGGACTGCAACGGGACGATGAAAACAACGGCTACGAAATCCTCAAGGTGAAGGGATGGGATTATACCGCCCTTATCCATACGTTCGAGAACGCATCGGATATTGCACGTGAAAACCACGTGCCCGTGCTCATTCACGTTACGGAACTCACCCAGCCTCAGGGGCATTCCACTTCCGGGTCCCATGAAAGATATAAATCGGCGGAACGTTTGGAATGGGAACGCGAAAACGATTGTAACAAACGGTTCAGGGAGTGGATTCTGGAAAACGGCATCAGTACCGAAGAGGATTTGAAAAAACTGGAACGAGACATCAAACACAAAGTCCGTTCTGCCAAAAAAGAAGCTTGGTCCGAATTTTTAAGGCCACAACTCGCTGCCAAAAAAGAATTGGTCGTATTGCTCGAAAAAGTCGCCAATCAAAGTGCCAATAGGGCGTTCATCAACAAATTGAAAAATGATTTGATCGCAATTGAAGAGCCCTTAAAAAAGGATTTGGCATCCAAATCCAGACAGGCACTCCGTTATTTGTTGGGTGAATCCTTCGCAGAAAAAAAACAACTTCAACAGTGGGTCAACCAATTTTTGGCCACCAACGAACCACAATACAGCTCACACCTATATAATGAAGTGGGTAACAAGGCTACCAACATTGCCCCTATTCCTCCATCATATGCTGATGATGCCGAAGAAGTGGATGGCAGGATCATATTAAGGGATAATTTTGACTCCCTTTTCTCCCAATATCCAGAAGCTTTGATTTTTGGTGAGGATACGGGTAATATTGGGGACGTTAACCAAGGGCTCGAAGGACTTCAGAAAAAATATGGTGAATTGCGAATTGCCGATACCGGAATCCGTGAAACTACCATTATTGGCCAAGGGATTGGAATGGCCATGCGCGGACTGCGACCCATTGCCGAAATACAATATTTGGATTACATTCTGTATGCCGTACAAACCTTAAGCGATGACCTTGCGACCTTGATGTACCGGACCGTTGGCAAGCAAAAAGCCCCTCTCATCGTTCGTACACGAGGGCACCGCTTGGAAGGTATCTGGCATTCAGGCTCACCTATGGGCGGACTGATTCATTTACTGCGCGGAATGTACATTTTGACGCCAAGGAACATGACGCAGGCCGCAGGTTTTTACAATACCTTGATGAAAAGTGATGAACCAGCCTTGGTCATCGAAAGCCTGAACGGTTACCGCCTCAAAGAAAAGAAACCTTCCAATCTGGGTGAATTTTGCACACCTATCGGAAAGGTGGAAACCTTGAAGGAAGGAAACGATATTACGCTGTTATCCTATGGTTCCACACTTCGTATTGTGGAAAAAGTAGCCCAAGACCTGCTGGAGGTCGGTATTGATGCCGAAGTCATCGACGCCCAGTCACTGCTCCCTTTTGATTTGGACCATGATGTGGTGAAAAGCCTCCAAAAAACAAACCGACTGTTGGTCATCGACGAAGATGTACCGGGTGGATGCTCCGCATATCTGCTTCAAGAAGTAGTGGAGAAACAAGGCGGGTATCGTTATTTGGACAGCGCACCACAAACCCTTTCCGCCAAGGCGCACAGACCTGCCTATGCTTCGGATGGTGATTATTTTTCCAAACCCAATGCTGAGGATATTTTTGAGAAAGTGTACCAAATCATGCACGAAGTGGACCCAAAATCATACCCTGAATTGAGGTGA
- a CDS encoding DoxX family protein, with translation MKNNTLIHLGLAILRIVPSAFMLTHGYPKLMNLINGNTEFANPFGIGQAPSLFLTVVAEFVCPLLIIIGFKTRWAAIPTAITMFVAGFMIHGADPFGKKEMALLYLTIFVVIMLLGPGKYSVDKK, from the coding sequence ATGAAAAATAACACTCTGATTCACCTTGGGCTGGCCATACTTCGAATTGTACCATCTGCTTTTATGCTGACCCACGGTTATCCCAAATTGATGAACCTTATCAACGGGAATACTGAATTCGCCAATCCTTTTGGTATTGGACAGGCTCCTTCCCTATTTTTGACGGTTGTAGCCGAATTTGTGTGCCCGTTACTTATCATTATTGGATTTAAAACCAGATGGGCAGCTATTCCAACCGCAATCACCATGTTCGTTGCAGGCTTTATGATTCATGGGGCAGACCCCTTTGGCAAAAAGGAAATGGCATTGCTTTACCTTACCATTTTTGTAGTGATCATGCTGCTGGGGCCTGGTAAATACAGTGTGGACAAAAAGTAA
- the holA gene encoding DNA polymerase III subunit delta, whose translation MDKVKEIVSEIKQGSPKPIYFLMGEEPYYIDRISQFIAENVLTEDERGFNQMVLYGKDTSIDEVVANAKRFPMMAQYQVVIVKEAQHLSRTIEQLVPYAENPQQTTILVLCYKYKKLDKRKKLYKAIQKKGELFESKKLYENQVADWIRRTLGGKQYRISPKACIMLVEFLGTDLSKISNELDKLTLIVPPNVEITPELVEEHIGISKDFNNFELKKAIGERDVKKASRIIDYFAQNPKDNPFVVTVTLLNTFFTQLLQYHGLKDHSPGNVAKVLGVSPYFVNEYVVAARNYPMKRVSGVISSLRKLDLKGKGVGASNMAQADLLKELLSEIL comes from the coding sequence ATGGACAAAGTAAAGGAAATCGTATCGGAAATTAAGCAGGGAAGCCCAAAGCCCATTTATTTTTTAATGGGGGAGGAGCCCTATTACATTGATCGTATTTCGCAGTTCATAGCCGAAAACGTGCTAACGGAGGATGAGCGTGGTTTTAATCAAATGGTGCTTTATGGAAAGGATACCTCAATCGATGAAGTGGTCGCCAATGCCAAGCGTTTTCCCATGATGGCGCAGTATCAGGTGGTAATCGTTAAAGAAGCGCAACACCTATCCCGTACCATTGAGCAGTTGGTACCTTATGCCGAAAACCCCCAACAGACCACGATTTTGGTACTCTGTTACAAATACAAAAAGCTCGACAAGCGAAAAAAGCTCTACAAGGCCATTCAGAAAAAGGGAGAGCTGTTTGAGAGCAAAAAGCTTTACGAGAATCAGGTGGCCGACTGGATTCGAAGAACCCTTGGCGGCAAGCAATACAGAATTTCCCCCAAGGCGTGCATTATGCTTGTGGAGTTTTTGGGAACAGACCTCAGTAAAATCAGCAATGAACTGGACAAGTTGACCTTGATCGTACCGCCGAATGTAGAGATTACCCCTGAATTGGTTGAGGAGCATATTGGCATCAGTAAGGATTTCAACAACTTTGAATTAAAAAAGGCCATTGGAGAGCGGGATGTTAAAAAGGCCTCGCGGATCATAGACTATTTTGCACAAAACCCTAAGGACAATCCCTTTGTAGTGACGGTTACCTTGTTGAACACCTTTTTTACGCAATTGCTACAGTACCATGGCCTAAAGGATCATTCACCGGGCAATGTGGCCAAGGTATTGGGCGTGAGCCCTTACTTTGTAAATGAGTATGTGGTAGCGGCGCGAAACTATCCCATGAAAAGGGTGAGCGGGGTTATCTCCAGCCTAAGAAAATTGGATTTAAAGGGCAAAGGTGTGGGAGCCAGCAATATGGCGCAGGCCGATTTGCTGAAAGAACTCTTGTCCGAAATACTCTAA